In Flavobacterium sp. GSB-24, the genomic window CAAGGCAGAAATTCCGGGGGAAGTAATCATAGATGGTGCAGCTTCAGCAACCCCTACAGTCTCAAACAGGCGCGGACTTATTACGATCGCAGGAACAAATGCGACAAATTTGAAAAGCTGGATTATAGTTGAAGGCCTCCGTCTTATAAATTCAAAATGGGCTGGCATTATAGCAATTAATAGCTCAAACATTACCATAAAAAATTGCAGTACCTACAATACCGGAGCCTCCGGAATAATCGGCGCTACATCATCAAATATCCAGGTATTAAACAATAAAGTGCAGCAGGCCTGCGTATATCCTGATAAAGCAGCCGGGACAAATGAATGTATTACAATGGCAAGCGTGGATACCTTTGAGGTTGGATACAATACGGTTTCTGATCGGCCTACAGATCCGTCTAACGGAGGAGAGGGAATTGATGCAAAAAATGCCTGCAGTAACGGGAGCATACACCACAATACGGTTTTTAATTTGTACCGTGTTGGTATTTATGTAGATGCCTATCAAAAAAACATCAATAATATAGAAGTATATGCCAACAAAGTTTATGATATTGGAGGTGGGGGAATTACTATAGCCAGCGAGGAAGGCGGTACGGCAAAAGGTATTAGGGTCCACGATAATGTTGTATATAATATAAAAAGAGTAGGTATCAGAATTGCAGGCTATCTTAACAATGGGCCTTTGCAGGAGATTGATGTATATCAAAATACTATTGTTAACTGCGGTACAAGTGGAGGCAATTGGGAGAACTGCGGTCTGTTGATTGAAGCTACAAATGCAGCAAACTACGGATTTAATATAAGAAACAATATAATAGCCTCATCGCCTGTACAAATAAGGGGAAACAATCAGACCTATCCTATTGTTATAGATAATAATATTTTATTCGGATCAACTTTGCTCTCCGGGACAAATGCAATTACACAGGATCCTAAATTTACAGATCCGGCATCAAATGATTATAGATTAAAAGAAGGGTCGCCTGCTATAAATAAAGTGGCAGGATCTCCTTTGTCGACTAAAGATTTTAACGATGTGGTGAGAGCAGCAGGAAATCAGGGTGATATTGGAGCGTTTGAATATAGTCCTAATCTTAGCACAGGTAATGTAATTCAAAAAGAATCAGGACGAGGATTAAGAGTATATCCCAATCCTGCTAAAGAGGCCATAACCATAAAAATACCATCGGATGAGGCTGATAAGTACAATGTATTTATATATGACCTACAGGGCAGATTAGTTTACAGTGAAAATGACACTCGTTTGTTGGTTCCAGGAACGGATTTAATTAGTATTAACACCAATAAATTTACCAACGGCCTATATGTATTAAAAGTTGCTGGCGAGACTGGTAAAAATTTCTTATCCAAATTTCTCATTCAAAAATAATATGAGAGCTCTTTTTTTATATTGCTATTTGACTTTCTGCTCAGTATTTTTATGTCATGCACAACAAACAAATACTTCCTATGATGTTAGGCACATTATCAAATCAGTTTACGAGCAGGGTATACAGCATACTGAATTGGATTTTTATGCCGGTACCTTGCTTTTGCACGGAATAAGTGAGTTTTCGCTACTGCCGGGAAATGAAGATATTCTTAAAAATACCATTTCAACCTATAAACTGTTTTCAGACGGTTCCATAAATGCAAAGGGAAGCATTATATCCTATGAAGCAGGCGGCTCTGGAGCGTCTTATCTGGCATGGAAAAATGTTGCGCCTGACCTTGATAAGCAAATTTACACTACAGCAGAGAAGATGATGCAGCTGCAAAACCGTTCTCCTGAAGGTTTAATGACTGCTAATTTTGCAACTGGTGATAAAATTTTTATAGACGTTGCATTTGCTGTAAGTCCATATCTATTATACGCTGGACTTAAAAAAGGAAATCAGCAATTTATAAACATGGCTGTAGATGAAACACTGGGTCTGTTCCAAATATTAAAAGATAAAAGGACAGGTCTGCTTCATCAGGCCAGAGGATTTGCCAGACCAGGAAGCATCTCTGAGGATAATTGGAGCAGGGGAAACGGTTGGGGTGCATTTGCATTGGCGATTTTAGTTCGTGATCTGCCGCATACACATCCTAAATATAAGGAGGTCGAAGAATTAGGCAGACAATTTTTTACAGATGTAATAAAATATCAAAATAAAGAAGGTTTGTGGCATCAGGAAATGACGGATAAGACTTCTTATGTTGAAACTTCAGGAAGCGGATTGCTTTTGTATGGTTTGGGGATTATGCTTGAAAAAAAAGTACTTGATCAAAAATACATGAAGGATTTCAAACTTGGCCTTGCAGGCTACCTGTCTTATATAGGTACAGATGGTTCTGTGAGTCATACCTGTTTCAGCTGTCTCGCGCCAAATAATGGAACAAAACAAGACTACAAATCCCGCCCATGGGTATTTAATGATCATCATGCTTTTGGTCCCGCTGTTCTGGCTTTCAGTCAGGCAGCCAAAATGGGCATCGCCAATGTAAAACCTTTAAAAAGAATGGGAATTTATTCTATTGCTGATTCACCAAAAACAGTAAGAACCTATATGAAATTTGAAAGGGGAAGTGATATAGCATGGGAGAATGACAGAATTGCATACAGGCTTTATGGGCCTTCCGTAAGGTCTAAAGTCGGCAATGGCATAGATGTTTGGACTAAAAAAGTAGATTATCCAGTTATAGATAATTGGTACAAACTAAATGATCAGGGAAAGGATTATCATATCGACAGGGGAGAAGGTCTTGATTTTTATCATATGGGCAAACTCAGAGGCTGTGGCGCTATAGCGGTTTGGATAGATGGAAAACCTTATCCTTCAGCAACTTTTGACAGCTATAAATTTCTTAAAAATCAAACGGATGGTATTGGTGTACAGCTTAATTATCAAACGTGGAATGTTCCGGGTATTACTGCCTTGGAAGAAAAAAAAGTCATTGAAATGGGACTCGGAACCAATCTTTTTAAAGTAACAAGCACCATAAAAAGCGATAAAGATATTGAGCTTACTATTGGCATTGGAATAACGACCTATGGACATCCCGAAGTTGACAAAGATCAAAAATCGGCAACAGTAAGTACATGGGAAAATATCAGTACTGAGAATGGAAGCATAGGTTCAGCAGTTTTGGCTGATCCTAAGAATTTTATTGGCTATGGCTGGTATGAGGGTGACCAATATGTTCTGATTAAGATAAAAACCAATGTTCCCTTTGTTTATTACGCGGGAGCAGGATGGGATCATAGTTCTTTTTTTAAGAACAAGGAAGATTGGTTCAGCTATATCAAGTTACAAGCCAGTGTAATTGACTTCATGGACAGGACAGCTGTTTACAAATAGGAATTCAATTACTAATAAATTTTTTTCGACAACTAATCAATTTTACAGATGTTGTTTTCAAAGGGAATGATGTTGTCTCGGTAATAAGCTATTTTTTCTATTTTCTGAACGATGCGTCTTACCGCGATGAAGAGCATGCTGATATATTTGAAATGTATTTTTTTAATCATTATAAACAAAATACTAATGACTGGAAAAAATGTTTTTCCTTTTTTAAAAACATAATTTTTAACATAGAAACAAGTTTCTACAATACTTCTTATTATGATTTATAAGTGCTTTAAGAATGCTGCATCGGCTAGAATAATACTGATTTGCCTGTTTTTAAATAGTTTCATTGGATATTCACAGCAGGGAGAGAAAATCGCAGTTGATTATGTGGACAATTTTATAGGTGTCCGAGATAAAAACACTAGTTGCATATTAGGGCCACAGCTTCCTAATGCGTCTATAAGTCCAAGTCCGCAGACGGCTCCCGGAGCTGTAAATTATGATATGGACGGATACATTATGGGAGAGCCGATAAGAGGATTTGCCCAGTTGCATGTCAGCGGAACGGGATGGGGCAAATACGGTCAAATTTTGTTTTCACCACAGATTGGACTGGCTATAGGAGAAGCTGAACACGATTCTCCTAAAACAGCTGAAACGGCACTTCCTTTTGAGTATTCGGTGTCTTTGACCCGCTATGGAATCAAAACTCAAATCGCACCACAGCAGCATTCTGCAATCTACAGATTTACTTTTCCGAAGTCAGACAAATCAAATATTCTCTTTGACCTCAGTCATAATATTACGGATATCGCAACTGTAATGAAGATTCCAAAGGGAAATTTTTTAGAAGGAAAAGTAGCTTTCAGTAACTCAGACGGTACAGAATTAAGAGGTTACGGTCAATACATTGGCGGTTTTTCCAACGGTCCTTATAAAATTTTCTTTTGCATAAGACTAAGCAAAGTGCCTCAGTCAAAAGGTACATTTAGTAATGGCAGTATAAATAAAGGAAGCGCTGAGCAGGTTACAGATAAAGTGGAAGACCGTATTGGCGCCTATGCACACTATACTACGCAAGAAGATGAGGCTGTTTATTTGAAAGTTGCCGTTTCGATGCAGAGTACAGAGAACGCAGCAGCCTGGCTTGATACCGAAATTCCTCATTGGGATTATGATCAGGTAAGGGAAAATGCCAGAAAAAAATGGAATCAGGAATTGGGAAAAATCCAGATACAAGGAGGAACAGAAGCAGAAAGGCGTATTTTTTATACTGCTTTATATCATAGCTCTATTATGCCGCGTGACAAAACAAACGATATGGTTGGTTTTGGCAAAGACACTGCAGTATGGGATGACCATCTGGCGGTATGGGATACCTGGCGTACGCTTTATCCGCTAAAAGTACTCACCAATCCTGAGATGGTTAGCGGAACAATTAACTCGTTTATAGCCCGCCTGAAAAAAAATGGCAGGGTCAAAGATGCGTATGTCGCAGGGAACGACATGATGTCTGAACAGGGAGGAAATAACATTGATAACATAATAGCAGATGCTTTTGTTAAAGGCGTTAAAGGAGTGGATTGGAAGCAGGCTTATGAAGTTGTTAAATTTAATGCAGATAACGAGCGAAACGGCATCAGCTATGGAAAGCCTGACAACAGCAGAATGTATAAAGAACTCGGCTGGATTCCGGCAGGAAAAATGAGCTGTTCCGTGACTTTAGAATACGCTTATAATGATTTTTGCGCATCACAAATGGCAAAATCCCTTGGGAGCAAAGAGGATTATAAAAAATACTTTGACAGAAGCACGAAATGGATAAATCTTTGGGATAAAAACGCGCAAAGCAATGCATTTAATGGCTTTATAGTTCCTAAGAATTTAGATGGACAATTTGTAACCATAGACATAAAAAAGAACTGGGGATCCTGGAAGGACTATTTTTATGAAGGAAGTTCCTGGACCTATTCTTATTTTACTCCACATCAGTTTGAAAGGCTGGTTGAAATAAGCGGAGGAAAAGAAGCATTTGCCAAAAAGCTGCAATATGCATTTGACAACAATCTGATTGATTATGGAAATGAGCCCGCTTTTTTGGCAGTGCATGCATTTCATTATGCTGACCGTACAGATCTCGCGAGTTTTTATATCAGAAAATTAATGAAAGAAAGATTTACTCTTGAAGGCAATGCAGAGAATGACGACAGTGGTGCGATGAGCAGCTGGTATGTGTTTTCAGCAATGGGATTTTTTCCTAATGCGGGTCAAAATATCTATTACCTGACGGGATCTCCTTTTGAGAAAACGGTACTGACCCTTGGTAACGGAAAAAAAGTAATAATAACAGCAAAAAATGCCTCGGATAAAAATGTCTATATCCAGTCATGCAAAATTAATGGCAAGACATGGAAAAACTCAATTTTTACTCATAAGGAGATTGAAAATGGAGGTACCATTGAATTTGTAATGGGAGAAAAACCAGTTTTGCTTTAATAATATTATTTAGATAAAGGCAGAATCTGTATATAAAATTTATATAAAGCAAAATACAGTATATTCCTAGGGCAGTACAGCTTAGTTTTAGATTTTAGTTTGATAAGACATCGAAGATTCAGTTTCAAATTAGAGTTGCGAAAATTGCCTTAAATGCAAAATATTAAAGCCGACAATACAAATAACCACAACAATCTGGGCGAGCGTACGGCCGCAAGCTATAAAACTATTACTAACTATCAAGAAAAAACCATTATGAAAATTAACACTTTAAAAAAAGTATTTTACCTCACTGCTATCTTCGTGGGGTTTACCAACTGTGAAAAATTAGAGGAAACTGGAGAAGTACAAATTGAAAAAAACAGCATCTCAGCAAAAACTGCTGTGTTAGCCTCTGCGGGTGTGCTAACAGTACCTCCAATTATTAGCCAGACTACTATTGACAATTTTAACGCTGCAAACAGTTCTAACCCGCTTAAGCATTTGACCATTTCTAATGATTATCGGGTTGAAGTAAAATTAAGCTCTTCTAGTATCTATCAGGAAGTGCAGGTTTTTAAGACAGATAATTATGCTGTAGCAAATGGTTCTGACAGACGGCCTCAAACCTCTGCTTCTTTTGCGAACTTTTCTTTTGCCAGCGGGAACACAATAGATATTCGCGTAACAGGCATTCAGGCCTTATCGGGTTGTGTAGTTAGACCTAATCGATTAGGCATCATCCCAGTAAAATTAAATACTTACCAATATACATTCTCTATCAATGCGAATCAAAAGCTTTCTCTAGACATGAATGGCAATAGGCTAAACCCGCTTTTCATATTTGGCAACCCTCCTGAACCAACTTTAGAAACTGCTGCGCCAGGAGCTGTCAACTTTGCACCAGGAACTATTACAAATGTGGACCATATGGTTATTAATTCAGGTGCCAGAATAAATATTCCGGCCGGAGCCATTGTTCAGGGAAATTTTGTATTGCCAAAAGGCACAAATAATGTAAAGTTTCTTGGACAGGGAATCATAACAAGCGGTAACCTTAATTTTAGTTCAACCGGAAATATCAAATGGGACAATTCCACTTTCGCTCCAGATCAGGGGCACCGTGCCTGGAATGGCGTTAACAATGTTACATGGGAGGGGCTTACCATAGTAAATGCCGCTCAATGGGTTTTTGCCTGTACTTATGGTAATGAAGGTACTAACAACGAAACCCATTCCAGCCATCATAATACTTTTAGGGATCTAAAAGAAGTACACTGGAACCCAGAAACAGATCCGATTTGGTTTGACGGTGATTATAATACTGTCAACGATTGCTTCTTATTTGCTAACGATGATGTAACTTCACATGGTTCTAATAATTGTACTCTGTCTAATATTGTAATCTGGCAGGGTGGAAATGGGGGACATCTGCTTATGCTCGATAATTATAGTTCTTCGAATACCATTACTTATGATAATATAGATCTTATAGGGCAGGAAAATGTTATGGAAACAGTGCTTTTAAAGGCTACACAACCCACAAATAGAACATTCAATAATATATCCATTAAAAACGTATTTGTAGAGCAACGTACTGCCCCAAGCTCGTATTGGAAAAATAGGTTTTTTAGTCTATATGCCCCTACTAATACAGGCAAATATTCAGTATCTAATTTTGTGTTTGATAACGTACGTCTTCCCAATCAAAACTCGGCCACAGATGGTGAAGGTATTCTGGCGCCCGCTTTAAGTGTTACTGGATTAAAATTCACTAACCTTTATATGGGTGGCAGTAAGATGATGAGTCTCAGCGCAGCGCACATTACTAAAAATGCATACGTAACCGGTGAGGTGTTCGAGTAAATTAATATTCAAATAAAATAGTTAGAAATCGGGTACATTTTAATCTTGAACTAAAAAGCAGCAGAGTAGTCTCTGCTGCTTTTTGTTAAGCCAATATCATTAAAATTTGTGATTTGATTGCCAACAAACACTTCTCAAATTCTAACAGAAATAAGTCGTTGAAGATTATTGCCAAGAATCTAAGTGATAAAAATAGAGATATAAATCTGCTACTCTTAATAATAAATCTTTCAATAAATCCTGGATTTAGCATGATGAAGTCATGCAGGGAGGAATTTTAGTTTTTGAGATGGCTGATAAGCCCGGTGATTGGTCAAGTAAAACGTTACTACTTTCTAAATAGATTAATAAAAGTAAAAGCTATGATTTTTCATGGCTTTTTTTATAATATTCTTTATCTCATAGTTTTTTTTGACAATAAATTTCTTTTAAACTAAATGTTCCATTGGAAAATGGAACTGATGGCATTGAAGGGCTTTTAAAATGCTGATGATTTTTTAGTTGTTTTAAGGAATGAATAAAGGATTGTGAAAATTATAAAAAAAAATGGTTATTTCTTATTAGAATCTCAAAAATTAGGTTTTTAATAAAAAAACACTCTTTATTTAAAAGTAAATATAAAAAATAGTTGATATTTGTATGTTTTTAAATTCTGTGCAGGGGCACATAGTTAATTTTTTTACTTTATTCGCTGATTACTAACTAAATTAAATAACCACAAATGAAAAAAAAGACCATCTTTCAAACATTATTATTTACCATATTATTAGCATATAGCTGTAGCGACAACAATGATCCAGTTAAAGATGAAACTACAACGGTTAATACAGAGGTACAAACTCCCATAACAGGAAAAACATATTATGTGGACGCTTCTGTTACTGCAAGTGGAAACGGATTAACTGAAGCAACAGCATTTAAAACACTTTCAGAGGCAGCCGCTGTTACTGCTCCCGGGGACGGTGTTTTGGTAAAAAATGGAACTTATTCAAATTTCGAAGAAAAAACATCAGGTACCCCTACGGCTTGGGTGGTTTGGAGAAATTTTCCGGGCCACAAACCAAAAATCACTTATACAAGCTGGGTGGGTATTTACATTAAGGGATCTTATATTGAAATAGATGGTTTTACTGTACAGGGAAATAATGATAATATAACGCTTACCGATGCGTTAAATCAGCCCGGCGGATGCAAAGTTACAGGTGCTCCTCAATCAATTTACAATGGCAATGGAATTTTAGCAGATAGCAGAACTTCTGCATTTAATAATCCTTTGGGAGAATTTTATCATCATATCAATATAAAAAATTGTATTGTTTACGATTGTGGAGGTGCAGGAGTAGCCGCCATAAATTGTGATTATATCAAAATTGAAAATTGTACCATATATGATAACGCATGGTATTCAATTTATGGTACCAGCGGTATCAGTTTATTGGAATTAAAAAATTTCAATACAGATACAGATGCTAATAGAAATATTATACGTAACAATATTCTTTATAATAACAAAATGCTAGTTCCATGGCGAGATGGTGGCTGTAAATTTACTGACGGTAACGGGATTATTATTGATTATGCTAATGTAAATGATTACAGTGGTAAAACACTAATTGAGAATAATGTTGTATATAATAATGGTGGCAGAGGAATCCATGTTTACAATTCAAGTAATGTCAATATTGTAAATAATACTTGCTATCAAAATTGTTCAACTCCTGAAATTAGCGAAGGAGAAATTACAATTATTGGAAAATCAGCCACTATTAAAAGCAAAAATTGCTCCGTTTATAATAATATCCTTTACGCAAGAACAGGAGAGAAAGTAAATACTGTAGCGAATGCTGAAAACTATAGCCAGCGAAATAACATTTATTTCAATAGTACTTTAGGAGATGACTTGCCAACGTTAGGGAGTACAGTAAATCCGATGTTTGTGAATGCGGAAGCTGGTGATTTTAAACTCAAAGAGAATAGCAAAGCAATAGATTTTGGTTACATAAAAAAATACTATCCAGCTTTTGATATTTTAGGTAATGCACGATACAAAGGGGCAAGTATTGACTGCGGTGCTTACGAAATTAAATAACTGTTTTTTTATAAAGATATATCTCAAAAAAGATTAGGAAATGAGCAAATCTCACACCATTAGGGCTCGTTTTTCAATTCTCTATTCTGCCCAAAAAATAATATACTATTCATCTTTAAAATATCATTTTGAGAACTTTTTATTTCTTCTTCTTCTTCTTCTTTATGGGTTCTCTGTGT contains:
- a CDS encoding T9SS type A sorting domain-containing protein, which codes for MKRTIFINLILLLAILTTSVSGARNIYVATTGNDSPNDGTIEKPYLTINKAAQVAVAGDVVIIKSGTYSPTAQIDMANSGTALLPITYKAEIPGEVIIDGAASATPTVSNRRGLITIAGTNATNLKSWIIVEGLRLINSKWAGIIAINSSNITIKNCSTYNTGASGIIGATSSNIQVLNNKVQQACVYPDKAAGTNECITMASVDTFEVGYNTVSDRPTDPSNGGEGIDAKNACSNGSIHHNTVFNLYRVGIYVDAYQKNINNIEVYANKVYDIGGGGITIASEEGGTAKGIRVHDNVVYNIKRVGIRIAGYLNNGPLQEIDVYQNTIVNCGTSGGNWENCGLLIEATNAANYGFNIRNNIIASSPVQIRGNNQTYPIVIDNNILFGSTLLSGTNAITQDPKFTDPASNDYRLKEGSPAINKVAGSPLSTKDFNDVVRAAGNQGDIGAFEYSPNLSTGNVIQKESGRGLRVYPNPAKEAITIKIPSDEADKYNVFIYDLQGRLVYSENDTRLLVPGTDLISINTNKFTNGLYVLKVAGETGKNFLSKFLIQK
- a CDS encoding right-handed parallel beta-helix repeat-containing protein; protein product: MKKKTIFQTLLFTILLAYSCSDNNDPVKDETTTVNTEVQTPITGKTYYVDASVTASGNGLTEATAFKTLSEAAAVTAPGDGVLVKNGTYSNFEEKTSGTPTAWVVWRNFPGHKPKITYTSWVGIYIKGSYIEIDGFTVQGNNDNITLTDALNQPGGCKVTGAPQSIYNGNGILADSRTSAFNNPLGEFYHHINIKNCIVYDCGGAGVAAINCDYIKIENCTIYDNAWYSIYGTSGISLLELKNFNTDTDANRNIIRNNILYNNKMLVPWRDGGCKFTDGNGIIIDYANVNDYSGKTLIENNVVYNNGGRGIHVYNSSNVNIVNNTCYQNCSTPEISEGEITIIGKSATIKSKNCSVYNNILYARTGEKVNTVANAENYSQRNNIYFNSTLGDDLPTLGSTVNPMFVNAEAGDFKLKENSKAIDFGYIKKYYPAFDILGNARYKGASIDCGAYEIK
- a CDS encoding GH92 family glycosyl hydrolase produces the protein MIYKCFKNAASARIILICLFLNSFIGYSQQGEKIAVDYVDNFIGVRDKNTSCILGPQLPNASISPSPQTAPGAVNYDMDGYIMGEPIRGFAQLHVSGTGWGKYGQILFSPQIGLAIGEAEHDSPKTAETALPFEYSVSLTRYGIKTQIAPQQHSAIYRFTFPKSDKSNILFDLSHNITDIATVMKIPKGNFLEGKVAFSNSDGTELRGYGQYIGGFSNGPYKIFFCIRLSKVPQSKGTFSNGSINKGSAEQVTDKVEDRIGAYAHYTTQEDEAVYLKVAVSMQSTENAAAWLDTEIPHWDYDQVRENARKKWNQELGKIQIQGGTEAERRIFYTALYHSSIMPRDKTNDMVGFGKDTAVWDDHLAVWDTWRTLYPLKVLTNPEMVSGTINSFIARLKKNGRVKDAYVAGNDMMSEQGGNNIDNIIADAFVKGVKGVDWKQAYEVVKFNADNERNGISYGKPDNSRMYKELGWIPAGKMSCSVTLEYAYNDFCASQMAKSLGSKEDYKKYFDRSTKWINLWDKNAQSNAFNGFIVPKNLDGQFVTIDIKKNWGSWKDYFYEGSSWTYSYFTPHQFERLVEISGGKEAFAKKLQYAFDNNLIDYGNEPAFLAVHAFHYADRTDLASFYIRKLMKERFTLEGNAENDDSGAMSSWYVFSAMGFFPNAGQNIYYLTGSPFEKTVLTLGNGKKVIITAKNASDKNVYIQSCKINGKTWKNSIFTHKEIENGGTIEFVMGEKPVLL
- a CDS encoding DUF4861 family protein translates to MRALFLYCYLTFCSVFLCHAQQTNTSYDVRHIIKSVYEQGIQHTELDFYAGTLLLHGISEFSLLPGNEDILKNTISTYKLFSDGSINAKGSIISYEAGGSGASYLAWKNVAPDLDKQIYTTAEKMMQLQNRSPEGLMTANFATGDKIFIDVAFAVSPYLLYAGLKKGNQQFINMAVDETLGLFQILKDKRTGLLHQARGFARPGSISEDNWSRGNGWGAFALAILVRDLPHTHPKYKEVEELGRQFFTDVIKYQNKEGLWHQEMTDKTSYVETSGSGLLLYGLGIMLEKKVLDQKYMKDFKLGLAGYLSYIGTDGSVSHTCFSCLAPNNGTKQDYKSRPWVFNDHHAFGPAVLAFSQAAKMGIANVKPLKRMGIYSIADSPKTVRTYMKFERGSDIAWENDRIAYRLYGPSVRSKVGNGIDVWTKKVDYPVIDNWYKLNDQGKDYHIDRGEGLDFYHMGKLRGCGAIAVWIDGKPYPSATFDSYKFLKNQTDGIGVQLNYQTWNVPGITALEEKKVIEMGLGTNLFKVTSTIKSDKDIELTIGIGITTYGHPEVDKDQKSATVSTWENISTENGSIGSAVLADPKNFIGYGWYEGDQYVLIKIKTNVPFVYYAGAGWDHSSFFKNKEDWFSYIKLQASVIDFMDRTAVYK